The Euphorbia lathyris chromosome 2, ddEupLath1.1, whole genome shotgun sequence genome includes a window with the following:
- the LOC136217550 gene encoding UV-stimulated scaffold protein A homolog gives MEDDRGKVRALIEKATDSTAPEVDPRLLKAIKSVVRNSDSELRLAAQTLMDLMKRDHSQVRYLTLLIIDELFMRSKLFRTLLVGNLDQLLTLSVGFRGNLPLPDPAAIASVLRKKAIEFLEKWNCSFGVHYRQIRLGFDYLKNTLRFQFPDIQANAARAQQQRREREMRSKEILQNKFNMLRDNLSSIKEEIQSTIDEIGECLEIVHAEKETLPPVPLDDEDFVEFRSSELMQIRLDSLKEGEKIHETIENKVVFDALRELYKLLVTKHLVSVQEWISVLIRVDLADNRLRDSILKEFIGIQNQIQSVKKKCVESGCTLTDTTKHEEDEEEDFWEEGKIQPAENKSSNAPNKLNDNVAMASSSRQVNSEAPESSKGKAKRDGSLRGEQGETDSSPTRSKLLAEAPVVKWGSFLDNWGSNRDFMANQRGLELESHWGRVDPDAVIPAEKIAELNLTATLYEEAKAEIRPCHARLRKGGLCQRRDLKVCPFHGPIIARDDEGNPINQNTSIGDTTFDSDLVEQLAKQAVKNIRDRDDEETMKRKLDKKSQKRAKLAKIKEHNDAVLRTAAIASTSNSAFIGDDLETITGGRSSSRNKKESLASMLRKKETTKDRLAKRLLNTKARDGTVRKLTLGEDATYREAFPNQW, from the exons ATGGAAGATGATAGAGGCAAGGTGAGGGCATTGATAGAGAAAGCCACCGATTCCACCGCGCCTGAGGTTGACCCTCGCCTACTCAAAGCTATCAAATCCGTTGTTCGGAATTCCGACTCTGAGCTCCGACTCGCCGCCCAAACCCTAATGGATCTCATGAAACGTGACCACTCTCAG GTCAGGTATCTAACGCTACTCATAATTGATGAACTTTTTATGCGATCAAAACTTTTTAGGACCCTTCTTGTTGGTAACTTGGATCAGCTATTGACTTTGAGTGTTGGATTCAGAGGAAATTTGCCGCTTCCTGATCCCGCAGCCATTGCTTCTGTTCTACGGAAAAAGGCCATTGAATTCTTAGAGAAGTGGAATTGTTCATTTGGGGTTCATTATAGACAGATCAGATTAGGTTTTGACTACCTTAAAAACACTCTCCGATTCCAGTTTCCAGACATCCAGGCAAATGCAGCACGTGCTCAGcagcagagaagagaaagagagatgAGGTCAAAGGAGATTTTACAAAACAAGTTTAATATGCTGAGAGATAATTTATCTTCAATAAAGGAAGAAATACAGTCCACAATAGATGAGATTGGAGAGTGTTTAGAAATTGTTCATGCTGAAAAGGAAACTTTGCCACCGGTTCCTTTAGACGATGAAGATTTTGTGGAGTTTCGTTCTTCCGAACTCATGCAGATCCGTCTAGATTCCCTGAAAGAGGGTGAAAAGATTCATGAAACTATTGAGAATAAAGTTGTTTTTGATGCATTGAGGGAGCTCTACAAACTTCTTGTGACAAAGCATCTGGTTTCGGTTCAAGAGTGGATCTCTGTCCTTATCCGAGTTGACCTAGCTGATAACAGACTTAGAGATTCCATTTTGAAAGAGTTCATTGGTATCCAAAATCAAATCCAATCTGTGAAGAAGAAATGTGTAGAATCAGGTTGTACTCTTACAGACACCACCAAGCATGAAGAAGACGAGGAAGAAGATTTTTGGGAGGAGGGTAAAATTCAACCGGCTGAAAATAAGAGTTCTAATGCACCCAATAAGCTAAATGATAATGTTGCCATGGCTTCAAGTTCTAGACAAGTAAATAGTGAAGCTCCTGAAAGCAGTAAAGGAAAGGCCAAGCGTGATGGTTCACTACGTGGTGAACAAGGTGAAACTGATTCAAGCCCAACTCGAAGCAAGCTCTTAGCCGAAGCTCCAGTTGTAAAATGGGGATCTTTCCTGGATAATTGGGGTTCAAATCGGGATTTTATGGCCAACCAGAGGGGCTTGGAGCTTGAAAGTCACTGGGGTAGAGTAGACCCTGATGCTGTTATTCCAGCAGAGAAAATTGCTGAGCTAAACCTTACCGCAACTCTGTACGAAGAAGCGAAAGCAGAAATAAGACCATGCCATGCTCGGTTGCGCAAAGGTGGACTCTGTCAAAGAAGAGATCTGAAAGTTTGCCCCTTTCATGGACCCATCATAGCGCGAGATGATGAAGGAAATCCTATCAACCAGAACACTTCAATAGGTGATACAACTTTCGATTCTGATTTAGTAGAGCAATTAGCAAAACAAGCAGTGAAGAATATTCGGGATAGAGATGATGAGGAAACTATGAAAAGAAAATTGGATAAGAAGTCGCAAAAGCGAGCTAAGCTTGCCAAGATTAAAGAACATAATGACGCAGTACTAAGGACTgctgcaattgcttcaacctcGAATTCTGCATTCATTGGGGATGATTTGGAGACAATAACTGGGGGAAGATCCTCATCAAGAAACAAAAAGGAAAGCCTTGCATCAATGTTGCGCAAGAAAGAAACCACAAAAGATAGGTTAGCAAAGAGACTTTTGAATACCAAGGCAAGAGATGGAACAGTAAGGAAGCTTACATTGGGCGAGGATGCAACATATAGAGAAGCCTTTCCAAATCAATGGTAG